Genomic window (Pongo abelii isolate AG06213 chromosome 4, NHGRI_mPonAbe1-v2.0_pri, whole genome shotgun sequence):
ccaaagtgctgggattacaggtgtgagccaccgagccccaCCCACAAGGCTTTTTTTGCCTTAACTTTTTCTCACATCACTGCATCTGATGGATATAACTCACACCCTACAAAGAGTAGGTGCTCCCTGTGTCTCCTCTTGGGGAGAGTGTATATTGCCCCTGTCTTAGTCTGCTGTAATagaaataccatagactgggtggcttaaacaataaacacttattttactcaattgtggaggctgagaagtccaagatcaaggtgcctgtatatctggtgagggcccacttcctggtttgcagatgactGTCTTCTTGTTGTATCCTTACATGGCAGAGAACAGAGACAGAAGAATTACGCTCTCTCGTCTCTTCTCATAAAAGCATGAATCCATTTgtgagggttccaccctcatgactaAGTATGCCCCAAAGTCCCCACCTATAATACCATCCCACTGGGATTAagggttcaacatatgaatctggggGAAAACACAAGCATTCAATCCATAACAACCCTCTTACCTTGTATTGTCTCCCTTCCCAGTTCTTCAGACTCACTAAACTGGAGGATGcccaggtttttgttttatttgttttctcttttgcatGTATGATCCACATGGCCCCATCCTAGGTGTTCCTAAAACCTCTAGACATCCAGAGCCACCATGTCTTTTAATATCCAAATTGAATGGTTGGTGCTACCATTCCATGTGCCTTGGGACCTCCAGAATTCCTAAGTTTTCCCAAAATAACCTGGAAGGAGTTATGTTCTCCTAGTCATTCATGCTGTGATCTGCTTTCCTGCTTTAGCCTGGATGTTAAACCAGAGGCGGCTGACCTCCCTATCTGCCCACCACATCCCTGGCACACAAGCCTgttcctctccctttctttcttgtttcctctTCTTTGTATGTTACTGGTATGTCTCTTGTGCTGCAAACTCAGGCTTTCAGGAAATGTGactttcttgattttcttatgATTGtatttaatgatcaccatttcACCTAGTGGTAAAAGCTTAATCATGGCCAATTTCAGGTCAAACTCATAATTTCTCcctttccccctttctctccTAAATTCTGGACAGAGGTGGGGTAGGATTACATGGTGTCAGAGCACTAAGGGTAGTGGTAGAGTCTAGCCCATTTTCCCCATCTGTCCATGACAGccgcattagtctgttctcacactgctataaagacttacctgagactgggtaatttacaaagaaaagaggtttaattagttcacggttccacaggctgtgcaggaagcatggctggagaggcctcaggaaacttacaatcattgttgaaggagaaggggaagcaggcacgtcctacattgctggagcaggaggaagagagagaagggggaggagctacacactgttttttttttgttgtttgtttttgttttttttagatggagtctcgctctgtcaccaggctggagtgcagtagcacgatctcggctcactgcaacctccgactctgtggttcaagtgattctcctgcctcagcctcccaagtagctggggttacaggcacgagccaccattcccagctaatttttgtagttttagtagagacagggtttcaccaaattGGCAAGAATgggcttgatctcctgacctcgtgatccgccctccttggcctcccaaagtgttgggattacaggcatgagccactgtgcccggccggtgCTACACGCTTCTAAACAACCTCACTTCTaaacttgtgagaattcactcactatcatgagaacagcaagagggagatctgcccccaggatccaatcacctcccaccaggcccctcctccaacactggggattacaattcgacatgagatttgggcaaggacaCAGATGGAGACCATATCATTGGCCTTTGCTTAACAGTTCATCTTGTCTGATGCGTGATCCTTCTCACTTCTTCACACTGGTATTTGTTGAGATGTCCTTTGTTACAGCACTCTATGCAAGTCGAGGGTGGTGAGATTTCCTCTTCCTCACTGCAAGTCCTCTCCAGGTCTGCTGGCTGTCACTGACACATCTGTGCCACTCTTGGCCAAAGAGAAAGACATTCCCCTGAATCCTGCAGTACCCTGGGACATCTCTGAACTCGGTGAGGCTGCCTGAGGTCGGCCATCCTGATACACCACACAGATATCTCTACCCCAACtgtgtggtggagggaggggcacTTGGGTTGCAGAGGAGCTCAGAGAGCTTGGCCGCCTGGAAAGCAAGGCACCAGTTTGCTTTGCTCTCTCAGATCCCCAAGCCCTCTGGGGATTTgatgcttccttccttccccagggCTGGTGTGGGGACAGACAGCAGAACTACTTCTCTACTCCTTAGACACTGAAGAGGGGCCTCATCTCCTTTCTCTTCTGACTCCTCCCTTTCACAGTTGCAATAATCTCTACAGGCGAGTGGGGTGGGCTAAAAggaactgtttttgtttgtttgtttttgagacagggtctcaaaaaCACccaggctgtcacccaggctggaatgaatgcagtggcgcactcacggctcactgcagcctcgacctcccaggctcaagccatcctcctgcctcaacctcctgagtagctgagactacaggaacgtaccactacacccagttaatttttttttttttttgagatggagtctctctttgttgccaggctggagtgcagtggcacgatcttggttcactacaacctctgcctcctgggttcaagcgattctcctgcctcagcctcctgagtagctgggactacaggcacgcaccatcacgcccagctaatttttgtatttttagtagagacggggtttcaccatgttggccaggatggtctcgatctcctgatcacgtgatccacccaccttgacctcccaaagtgctgggattacaggcgtgagccaccgtgcctggcccatttttttgtattttttgtatagacagggtctcactatgtggtccaggctggtctccaactcctgggctccagtgatccacccacctcggcctcccaaattgctgggattacaggcaggagccacggcacccagccagaAAAAACTTTAATAGCATATTATCGTAAATCTATAATTTATGCCTGGAATCCTTATagtttaaaaaagtcaaaagccAAAAATCTGGTCTGTGTGTTCTGGTCTAATATCCTTCTTCTAGTCAAATGCCCTAGCTGAGAAAATGGGGGATAGGGAAAGAGTAAAGGTCAGAAAGCAGGAAGTGCTAGTAACAAGAGCCACATTGggtaacatttcaaaataatatcttGATACTTGAATAAGCCTTTTTCGGAAGCTTTGAAAGAAGCGAGTAATGGAGGGTGTTGACAGCATAAGGCCTTGGAGGGAACCGCATTAACAGTCCCATGCCGTACTCCAGGCCTCCAGGAATTTCTTCCTGGCAGTCTCCTTCTCAAGCTCTGTCCCTTTCATAGTTTGTGAGCTATTTCCCTTCTCAGCCCTACTTCCCAATCTACCTCCCTTTCTGGGACACCTACAGATTCTCCAAATTCAGCACATTCCTTTTTGTGCCACCCTCTTCTTCCAGACCAAGGCTTGGAGTAGAAAGTGGGAGTTCCTTCACTTTTAAAGATGCCCTCTAGGAATTTGCCTATAAAAGGAGCTATTCCCCACCCCACAATGTACAAATGCCTGTGAATTACACCTCCTTCCCATTCTATTATTTGAAAGCAACTgctgtcctatttttttttttttttttgagacggagtttcgctcttgttgcccaggctggagtgcaatgggtgcgatctaggctcagtgcagcctcagctcactgaaacctctgcctcctgggttcaagcgattttccttgcctcagcctcccgcgtagctgacattacaggtgcctgccaccacgcccggctaattttttgtatttttagtagagacggggtttcatcaggtttgcaggctggtctcgaacccctaacctcaggtgatccacccgcctcagcctcccaaagtgctgggattacaggcataagccaccacgcctgacctctattttgtttaaaataaaaaaatttccttcctctttcatctatgtaaaaaaattatttttgtttattttcttgagttatatttaccttttaaaaatgggcaacgCTTAGGATCAAGGATTTCGATTAGTTTTACAAAGTACCACACCCAGGAAAACTGAGCCAACAAATTTGCATGCAAAGTTTCAGGTCTCCCTACTTCTAAAAATGCATACCTCCTTAACAGCTCTCCACCTCCGACGCTTAGAGAACCGAAACCCAAACCTACAGCAGGCACACTGCCCAGTTCCCTCAGTGACACAGAAACTGAATGAAAACTTGTTAAAGCTGGAAGGGTTGCAGATGCAGGGGATACCATATTAGTTTAAGCATAAGTGGTTTACCTTGAATATTAAGCATCTCTTTAGGTAGGTGTGGAGCTGCGCAGTGTCCCATGCCAGTGCATAATGTCAgtcagtgtttcttttctttttttttttgagacggagtttcactctgttatccaggctggagtgcagtagtacaatttcagctcactgcaacctccacttcccaggttcataTGATTCTCCTGTtttaccctcctgagtagctgggcacacgccaccacgcccgcctgatttttgtatttttagtagagacggggtttcaccatatttgtcaggctggtctcgaactcctgacctcaggtgatccacccgcctcagcctcccaaagtgctgggattacaggggtgagccaccgcgcctgatgTCAGTGTTTATTTTCatggcttcttttatttcattatgatCGAGAGTTTCACAACAAACTAAggaattaatttgtatttttgtcaGCATTTAATCCTTTAAAAGTCAAGTAATTCTAGAAAGGGACGTGTGGGGGATGCTTTCACGTTTAGTGTTCAGACTTTGATTCCATCCGCTGTATTCTTTGCGTCTCAACCCCATTACACGTTCAGCTCCCAGCTTTAATGTTTCCAGGGAATATATAACTCTCTTCTCCTATAAAGGTGGGATGGGTGGGAACCACAGGTCTAACCGCTCCATATGTAGATCCAAACACTCCTCCCTTTCTGCAACCCACTGCCCTTCCTTAGCCTCTGTGGCATCTCCGATGTGCAATTCTGAGCTTCGACAGGATTCCATCCTCTACTTTGTAAAATCCCATACCATTCCTCtacctgaggcaggaaaatagggtcggGAGGGAGAGAACATAAGGACAATTCATACTTCAGCTATaataggaaatatcctctccatagggCGTTAACTTTGGTTTCCTCGTCTATAAAATGGAGAGAACAGTCATTCCTGCTTTGGAACATGCTTGTTAGGATGAATAATGTAAATTGCCTCCTGCAGTGTCTGACACGTAGTGGGTGCTTGATAAATCTTTGTTAACAGATATGCCTTTATATTGATTCTTAGCTGTGGGAAGTATTCATTCAAATACATATTCAAATAATCTTTTAGCTATATTCCTGCTTGTATATGGATTCCTCTTGCCTTCTGTGAACTCCCTCACATCTCCAGGACTTCAGTACAGGAATAAGGAGTACTCCAAAGATTTCTTGCACTTTCTGGAATTAAACGCTGTGACTTTAGCTTCCTTCCTTTGGattttaggaggcagaggcatgtATTGAGGTGGGTGAAGTGGGGTAGGAAGACCATTTCTGGGAAAATGGGCCAGAGTATTGATCTTTTTCATTACGACCCCTTCGCTTCAttagaataaacatttattgaacaagcGCAAATCTTGGCGCTTGTCACTCATGCTTTATTGgcgttttccttttttttttttaaagctatctcCTACAAGAAGGATATTAGCTCTTTCATTCTCTCAAAGGTCAGATGTAATCTTCCAACATCTGACTTTCGCGTCACCCATTTAGGAAGAGACGCGGTCCCTTTAAGGCCCTGGAAAGGGTCTGTTCGTTTCTGTGGGGAGGCCACGCCCCATCACGTGACCGCAGCCCCAGCGGGGCGGGGCTGGCGTCTGCTGGCTGCCGTCACTTCCGGTTCTCTGTCAGTCGCGAGCGAACGAGCAGGAGGGTGTTCGACTGCTAGAGCCGAGCGAAGCGTGAGTGCGCGGGACCCCCACCCTCCCAGCCGGGCCATGAGCTGCCTTCAGGCTCTCCACTCCTCTCGCCGGCAATGGCCGCGGGAAATGGCGGCTCTGTCTTACCTCCCCCTTCCCCTCGGCGTCCCCGGCCCCCTCCTCCGTTCCTGGCTCCACGCCTGACGCGCTGTGGGCCCTTCGGCGCTAGACTCCCGTCCCAGGGGAGCCGAGTCGAGGCGGCGGGCTCTGCGGCCCGGGGCGGTAGATTGAGGGCGGCCGGGGGGCGAGGAGCCGCGGGGAGAGGGTCGCGGCGTCCCCGGGACAATGCGGCGGCGGCCGACCTAGGTGGGGCGCGTGCGGTTACTTGCTCTTCCCTGGCCCTCGCCCTGAGCCGGGCGCTCTGGAGACTGGGAGAGCGGATGCGGGCGGGAGAGGGCCGGGGGAAGAACGGCTGATGTGCGGGGGGAGGGAACGCTTCGAGAGAATAAAATGGCGCTTGGTGCAAGTCCCGCCCCTTCTCACGCCTCCGCACTTCGCCGCCTCCCACGCCCCCTCCGACCAACCTGTCTCCCCTCGCCCGAGCGGCTGCTAGCTACGGGGTTCTAGCGGCTTGCTGGGGCCGCGCGACCCCTTCCCTGGTCTTGTTCTTGTCACCTTCCTGTTATACCGAAGTCGTGTGCTCTTCAGTCCTGGTTCAATTTCACCTcgtttttttctcatcttccccTCAATCAGCAAGGGCTGAAGATTTcgtttctctttttaaagttgCGTTTTGTATAAATTCTACAATAGCGGTTTCAGTATCAGTTACTTGAATTACAAGCTgcttctccccccacccccacattgGAACAGGCTCATTAaggtaaaaatatatttgttaaaagttTAGAGGCTGGCTTTAGTTACCGTTACCTTTCTTCTCCAGTGGAATTCTTTGGGTTGAGTACCAGGTGGTTCTTTGAAAAATTCTTAGGCCCCCAGGCAGTTTTTAATAACAGACGGTAGTTATGATCGACGGTTTCAAAGTGAAAAATTATGTTCAatttaattacctttttaaaaaatatctttttgtcgTATTAGCATAAAAAACTGAACTAAAttgattttagagatgaggttgcAAAATGGAGCAGAAACAGGAAAAACGGATAAAACGTGGTCATGAACGTTGCTTTTCCCTTCTGAATTTACCCTTGAAGACATTACCAGTTAAAATCAGATTGAGGTTTTTGAATTTAATGGCTAGGATTGGGGTGGCCCACTTCTTTTTCCTTGACCTCCAATTTTGGAACACATGCAGCGTCAGTGCTAATGCAGGTTTCGTCTAGAGAGCtagattatgatttttttttttaaggaggaattttaagtctttttttcttgtattcaACAAATACAGTGTGTGTTGTGTTTATTAGGCCCTTTAAGGCATACAgaaattaacccatttatgcctagcgTTCCACTATTGGAACGCTAGGCATGTGGTAGTTATTTATGTGCTACTGCTCAAGATCATCGCCAAGGTCTGGTTgcataaattcaaaaaattgcaacctccgGCATAAATGGATTAATAGGACCTAATCTCTTCTGAGATGGGGAGAGCAAAAGATATTTTGATAATCAGCGTTTTATGATCTGGTGTTATAAGTGCCTTGAATAGAGGTATCCACATATCTTGGAATTCCTTGAAATTTGGGGCTTAGGATTACTGATAGTTTGCTTTCTGCAAACTTGCACTCAGGCACTCAGTAAACACCCACTTGTAAGCAAGGCACTAAGTTATCTATGTCTCTGGGGGGACCTGGGAAGTTACCAGCATAGTAGGAATTTGCGGGAAGGTTTTGCACCTCACATAAATAGGTTTTGCACCTCCCATAAATAGGTTCTTCAAATTTTAATTATGTTCCAGAGTAGAAAAATCTGTGTAAAATGTAAtgaattgctgggactacaggtgtgccaccgtgccctgctaatttttgtatttttagtggagataaggtttcaccatgttggccaggctggtctcgaagtcctgagctcaagtgatccacatgctttggcctcctaaaattttgggattacagacgtgattTCCCGGCCTGAATTGCGTATGATTTTGTGTACTCTTGAATTAGTACCTGTTGTTATTTTGGTGATATGGCCAAAAAgtcaaaatatgaataaaatattatgtaaaaattaattagaTGTCACATTTGCATAGTACAGCTAGTTCCCTGTTGTGTAAATGTTGGGGTCAATTTCCCATAGTGACTTCTCATTGATGAGAAGTCTAAAGCAGTAATAGTAGAATTACATTTCTTCTGGTTTTAATAGTAATTGTTGTCTGCTGCCTTCTTGCAGTTTACCCTACCCATAGTGTGTAATGCCACTAAAACGAAGTATAGAAAGATCCATTGGCTTGGAGAAAGGTTAGAGACGTAGGAGTGTATGACATTTAGTTCATTGTTCTTACTGGATTCAGCACATTGCACCCTGCATGTTATTTGCAACTTAAAAGAGTATGGATTAAAACTTGTGCTCAGTGTAACAACTCAGTACCACAAAAATGGTAGAATGAACCGTGGAACTtgtccttgatttttttctttgactggGGGAGAGCTAAGTTGAAAGAAGTAGAGTACcttgttaattatttttgtaatgtatttttctttcaggaTGCCTAAATCAAAGGAACTTGTTTCTTCAAGCTCTTCTGGCAGTGATTCTGACAGTGAGGTTGACAAAAAGGTGACTACTACTGGCACCAAGTCATTTTTGTGATACTCAACAATATTGTCCATATCCCATTCTAATGGATAGTAAAAGGTGTATTAACATCTTAAAATGAGGAtctagctgggcgcggtggctcatgcctgttatcctagttctttgggaggcagaggtggcaggattgcttaaggccaagagttcaagaccaaccaggctaacatagcaagaacctgtctctttaaaaaaataaataaataaaaaataaaaaatgagaatgtgAATGGGTATTTCTGGAGGTATGGTTGGTCTCTGGACCGCTTGACTAGAAGTGCCTAGGATGCTTTTTGCACATTCATACTCATAGGCCCTAAATCAGACTTAACAAGTCTTCTGTTGAGCACCATTAGGAACCCTAAAGTTGCAGAACCACTGCCTTGGATCCTACGGGCATAGAATTCTAAGTAGGCCAAAGTCACTATTTGCCGTTATTTAGAAAtttaccagatttttttttgtaaaatgttaatttttttttttttttaaagacagggtcttactctcttgcccaggctggagtgtggtggcaccatcatggctcactgcagcctcgacctcctggtctcaagcaatcctcccacctctgcctccagagtagctgggactacaggcatcatgcctggttaattaaaaaaaaaatgtttttgtagggACCAGGTATTGTTgtgttgctaaggctggtctcaatctcctggcctcaggcaattcttctgcctcagactcccaaagtgctgggattacaggtgtgagccatcatgagTGGCcgtaaaatgttaattttgataGTTCTCTCAGTTACTGGTGTTTATTCTGCACATAAGGTTTTCTGAATTTTAGACTTGGTACATTTTTAAGTTTGTACTAAGTTTGTGCTCTGGTCCCTTCCATTTAAGTAAATAGCACCCAGTAAAGCTAACTTGAAACCCATTTTGGCAAGATAGGCTTTTTCTGCATTAGATGACAGCTGCACCGTAATTGGTGAATTTCGCTAAATTGAGCATCTCAGTGGAGCATAACTGAGCGTCTCACTCTGCGGTCAAGTCTTCCGTGCAGAATTGTCTTTTATCTCATAGAACTTTACATATCTGAAGAGATATTTATATCCTAGAAATAGAATAAGTTGGTCGTGTTTTTCCTAGTTAGTATATATCCTTTGTAAAATAGTAAGTAATGACTAGCATTGGTAGACCTGTGGTTTctaaaagtttattcaaaagaagcaggctccccatcttttttttcctcctgaagcTTAGTTAGCAATTTTAGCTAAAAGAAAAGGGGAGAGCGTATGGGAGATTGGAGAAGTTGCAACCTTAAAgtataaatatagaatataacAACACATGGAAGGGTAAAATAAGGCTTCAAAGACTATACTTGagtaaatttcttaattttaaaatttgcaccCTATATAGTATTTGAGTATGTTGATGTAACACATGTGTATTGAGCTTTTATTTGCCAGACATGCACTATTCCACAGGGAATACTTAGAGCCTGATTTATAGAATAATTGCTTTCTGCATATTGAGCTAACTTTTTGTTTGTCCCAAATAGTAATATTAATCTTGTAAACACTTAACCTTGTATAACACGTTTTTCATTTCATgttttacatgtatataatatttttcttagcTTCATCTAATTTGGTAACATTCAATTAATTGGTAACATTAAAATATACTGTTCCATCAAGAAGGAACATGACTGCCCTCTCCTGTTTGGGTTGGGTATTGTGGTTTTTATGGGTTGTTAGCTCTTTTTGAGAATGCGACTTTCtaataagcttttaaaataatgctgtttttaaaacactgttgTGATTTTTGAAAGCTAGTCTAATACATAGCTGTCCatcttcaatgattttttttttttttttgtgatgaggaAGTTCTTGAGTTGCTGGCTCTCAGTGCCCAGTGCAAAATAGCTCTCTAAAGATTTGCCTAATcgtaaattcctttttttttttttttttaattttgagatgaagttttgcttttgttgcccaggctggagtgtagtggcgcgatctcggctcactgcaaccttcgcgtcccgggttcaagtgattctcctgcctcagccttctgagtagctgggattacaggcgtgtgccaccatgcctggctaatttttatttatttatttattttttttgagatggagtatcgctctattgcccaggctggagtgcagtggcacgatcttggctcactgcatccttagcctcctgggttcaagcagttctctgcctcagcctccctagtagctgggattataggtgcccaccaccacacctggctaactttttttgtatttttagtagagatggggtttcaccattgtggtcaggctggtctcgaactcctgacctcaagtgatcctcccgcctcggactcccaaagtgctgggattacaggtgtgagccaccactcccggcccatAAATTCCTTAAGCCAGCATAAATTCCTTTTGGAATAGGCAGGACATAAATAAACATATCCTGGAAATGGAATAAGTTGGTTGTATTCTTTTTAATTAGTATATCTGCTTTGTAAAATAACTGACTAGCCTTAGTAGACCTGTGGTTTCCAGGTTTATTCAGAAGCAGCAAGatccctccattttttttttctaccaaagAATTCATATGTGGGATCCCAAACCACAAAATAACCATTCCTGTGGTTAATACTACTATAATGCCTGAAGTGTCTTTTGGGATCCTGAGAACAGAGTTTGAAAACATTACTAGACAGAAGGATTGGTTAGATTCATAGTTTTGTTGTTGAGTGAAACCtgcttatgtatatatttatgatattttggATATAGTCTTTTGATTgtttaaatcttaaaaaataatgggATCTTTTGACACTGgggtatgttttatttttatgtgtgcaaATTTTAAccgtattcttttcttttctagttaAAGAGGAAAAAGCAAGTTGCTCCAGAAAAACCTGTAAAGAAGCAAAAGACAGGTGAAACTTCGAGAGCTCTGTCATCTTCTAaacagagcagcagcagcagagatgATAACATGTTTCAGGTaaaggtggcttttttttttttttgacatggagtcatgctctgtcacccaggctggagtgcagtggcgccatcttggctcactgcaacctcagcctcctgagttcaagcagttctctgcctcagcctcccgagtagctgggattacaggcacccgccaccaggcctggctaatttttgtatttttagtagagatggggtttcaccatcttggccaggctggtcttgaactcctgaccttgtgatccacctgcgtcagcctccaaaagtgctgggattacaggtgtgagccactatgccttgcCAAAGTTGGCTTTAGTTGCCAAAGTTTCTTTAGATTCAGAGGAATTATTATCTGGCTCGATCGGAAGAATGTTAAAAGTACTGTAATCTGATAATTGCATAATATGTATGTTACAATCCTCTTAACTAGGgacatttattaaaatagaaCAAACTAGTAAAAGTATTTTGTACAATGCTGGATTATTGTTAAAGTCTCTAAAGTCTAGCTTTGCTGTATTTAAACCAATGCAAATTTAAATGTTacagaaatccaaaaaatgagaTTGAGAATTGCACATTTTGAAAGCAACTTGGAGGAGGCAGGTCAAGTGTTGGGACAGTAAAGTATGAATAGATTATTATGGGACAGGAAGCAGCAATGTGACATGCCTAATTTTGGCCTGATGAGCAACAGAAAAGGGGAATGGGTTGAATAGATAAAGTGAAGGAAGTTCATTAGAGGGACTTGATGAAATCACCTGGAGAGGACTCGTATAGCTTCTTCTCTTGGGTTTCCTGTCTTGTTTTAGGGAGACTTGACACTGGCATCTTTGTACAAGAAGGATTTGTGAGGAAGGGGTGTTAGGGAATAAATGGATGCAGGTGAGATTGCTTAGGTAATTGTAGGCTTTAATCTGTATGTGAGGTGATAAGGGCTTAGATGGTTTTTCCTGAAGAAGAAATTATGCCGATTACAAGATACAGGTTAGGAAGAATGGACCAGAGGAATTAGGCAATCAGTGAAGATGTGGACTTGAT
Coding sequences:
- the SUB1 gene encoding activated RNA polymerase II transcriptional coactivator p15; this translates as MPKSKELVSSSSSGSDSDSEVDKKLKRKKQVAPEKPVKKQKTGETSRALSSSKQSSSSRDDNMFQIGKMRYVSVRDFKGKVLIDIREYWMDPEGEMKPGRKGISLNPEQWSQLKEQISDIDDAVRKL